Proteins from a genomic interval of Anaerohalosphaeraceae bacterium:
- a CDS encoding Bax inhibitor-1/YccA family protein yields the protein MMRTANPALNDQVFEAIPYYDTTVKTMTLQGTVNRTAVLLGLVTVSASWTWYVFSAGGNFAPYLLGGLVGGFVLALITIFKKAAAPVTAPLYAVAEGLLLGGVSAAFEQQFPGIVFQAVFLTFGTLAALLIAYTSRLIKPSENFKLGIVAATGGICLFYFIALILGFFGLNVPLLHSSGPLGIAFSVFIVIIAALNLVLDFDFIENGAAAGAPKYMEWYAAFGLLVTLVWLYLEILRLLAKLQQSRR from the coding sequence ATGATGCGGACAGCCAACCCGGCCCTCAACGACCAGGTCTTTGAGGCCATTCCCTATTATGATACCACCGTAAAGACAATGACCCTTCAGGGCACCGTGAACCGTACTGCCGTCCTGCTGGGGCTGGTAACGGTCTCGGCCTCGTGGACCTGGTATGTCTTTTCCGCCGGCGGCAATTTCGCTCCTTATCTGCTGGGCGGCCTTGTCGGCGGTTTCGTTCTGGCCCTGATTACCATCTTCAAAAAGGCCGCCGCTCCCGTAACCGCTCCGCTGTACGCCGTCGCAGAAGGGCTGCTTTTGGGGGGTGTGTCGGCGGCCTTTGAACAGCAGTTCCCCGGCATCGTCTTTCAGGCCGTCTTTCTGACCTTCGGTACGCTGGCCGCCCTGCTGATTGCCTACACCTCCCGGCTGATTAAGCCGTCGGAAAACTTCAAACTCGGCATCGTCGCCGCCACAGGCGGAATCTGCCTGTTTTATTTCATCGCACTGATTCTGGGGTTCTTCGGCCTGAATGTTCCGCTGCTTCACAGCAGCGGGCCGCTCGGGATTGCCTTCAGCGTCTTTATCGTCATCATTGCCGCCCTCAATCTGGTGCTGGACTTTGATTTTATCGAAAACGGAGCCGCTGCGGGTGCTCCCAAATACATGGAATGGTATGCTGCCTTCGGACTGCTGGTTACGCTCGTTTGGCTCTATCTGGAAATCCTCCGGCTGCTGGCCAAACTCCAGCAAAGCCGGCGCTGA